Proteins from one Bacteroides mediterraneensis genomic window:
- the pheT gene encoding phenylalanine--tRNA ligase subunit beta — protein MNISYNWLKEYVDFDLTPDEVAAALTSIGLETGGVEEVQTIKGGLEGLVVGEVLTCEPHPNSDHMHITTVNLGQGEPVQIVCGAANVAAGQKVIVATLGTKLYDGDQCFTIKKSKLRGVESNGMICAEDEIGVGTSHEGIIVLPDDVVPGTPAKDYYHIKSEYVLEVDITPNRADACSHYGVARDLYAWLIQNGHKAALKRPSVDAFKVDNHDMNIDIVVENTEACPRYAGVAIKGVTVKESPEWLQNKLRLIGVRPINNIVDITNYILHAYGQPMHCFDADKIKGGKIVVKTCAEGTPFVTLDEVERKLSDRDLMICNAEEPMCIAGVFGGLDSGTTEATTDVFLESAYFHPTWVRKTARRHGLSTDSSFRFERGIDPNITIYALKEAALLVKELAGGEIASEIKDNYPHLIADFPVELSYDYVNSLVGKVIPVETVKSIVTSLEMKIVNETAEGLSLLVPPYRVDVQRPCDVVEDILRIYGYNNVEIPTTLKSSLSVKGEVDKSVKLQNLVGEQLVGCGFNEILNNSLTAAAYYDGLETFKPENLVRVMNPLSNDLNVMRATLLFGGLESIQHNANRKNADLKFFEFGNCYHFHAEKKNPEKVLAAYSEELHMGLWLTGKRVSNSWAHADENASVYELKAYVLNIFRRLGVNFGGLVFGNLSDDIYSVAISVHTRGGKLLATFGVVCKKIQKAFDIDHEVYYADLNWKELMKAIKNNVVSYKEISKFPAVKRDLALLIDKKVQFAEIEKIAYETDKKLLKSVELFDVYEGKNLEAGKKSYAVSFMLQDENATLNDKQIDKFMQKLIGNLQNKLGAVLR, from the coding sequence ATGAATATCTCTTATAACTGGCTGAAAGAATACGTCGACTTCGACCTTACTCCGGACGAAGTGGCAGCCGCACTGACTTCCATCGGTCTGGAGACTGGGGGAGTGGAAGAAGTTCAAACCATAAAGGGGGGATTGGAAGGCCTTGTGGTAGGCGAGGTGCTGACTTGCGAACCGCATCCCAATTCCGACCACATGCATATTACCACCGTCAACTTGGGGCAGGGAGAGCCTGTACAGATTGTCTGCGGCGCGGCGAACGTGGCTGCCGGACAGAAGGTCATTGTAGCCACACTGGGTACGAAGCTGTACGATGGCGACCAGTGCTTTACCATCAAGAAGTCTAAACTCCGTGGTGTGGAGTCAAACGGTATGATTTGTGCCGAAGATGAAATCGGCGTGGGCACAAGCCACGAAGGTATCATCGTATTGCCGGACGATGTGGTTCCGGGTACACCTGCCAAGGATTACTATCACATCAAGAGTGAATATGTGCTCGAAGTGGACATCACCCCGAACCGTGCCGATGCCTGCTCACACTACGGTGTGGCGCGCGACTTGTATGCATGGCTTATCCAGAACGGACATAAGGCTGCATTGAAGCGTCCGTCGGTCGATGCTTTCAAGGTGGATAACCACGACATGAACATCGATATCGTAGTGGAAAATACGGAGGCTTGCCCGCGTTATGCAGGAGTAGCCATCAAGGGCGTCACCGTGAAAGAAAGTCCGGAATGGTTGCAGAACAAGCTCCGTCTGATTGGGGTGCGTCCGATTAATAACATCGTCGATATTACCAACTACATTCTGCATGCCTACGGTCAGCCGATGCACTGCTTTGATGCCGATAAGATTAAGGGTGGCAAGATTGTAGTGAAGACTTGTGCTGAAGGAACTCCGTTCGTGACACTGGACGAAGTGGAACGCAAGCTGTCTGACAGGGACCTGATGATTTGCAACGCGGAAGAGCCGATGTGTATTGCGGGCGTATTTGGCGGACTGGATTCAGGTACGACGGAAGCGACTACGGACGTGTTCCTGGAAAGTGCTTATTTCCATCCGACTTGGGTGCGCAAGACGGCGCGTCGTCACGGTTTGAGTACGGATTCTTCTTTCCGTTTCGAACGTGGCATCGACCCGAATATTACGATTTATGCCTTGAAGGAAGCTGCGCTGCTGGTGAAGGAACTGGCTGGAGGAGAAATCGCTTCTGAAATCAAGGACAACTATCCGCATCTGATTGCTGATTTCCCGGTAGAGCTTTCTTACGACTATGTCAACTCACTGGTGGGTAAGGTGATTCCGGTAGAAACCGTGAAGAGCATCGTTACCAGCCTGGAGATGAAGATTGTGAACGAAACGGCAGAAGGTCTTTCGTTGCTGGTTCCTCCTTATCGGGTGGATGTACAGCGTCCGTGCGACGTGGTAGAAGATATTCTTCGTATTTATGGATATAATAATGTGGAAATCCCCACTACGCTGAAGTCCAGCTTGAGCGTGAAGGGAGAAGTAGATAAGTCGGTGAAACTGCAGAACCTGGTCGGCGAACAGCTGGTGGGTTGTGGTTTCAATGAGATTCTGAACAACTCACTGACCGCTGCGGCTTATTATGACGGACTGGAAACGTTCAAGCCGGAAAACTTGGTGCGTGTGATGAATCCGTTGAGCAACGACTTGAACGTAATGCGTGCCACACTGCTTTTCGGCGGTCTGGAAAGCATCCAGCACAATGCCAACCGCAAGAATGCCGACTTGAAGTTCTTCGAGTTCGGTAACTGTTATCACTTCCATGCCGAGAAGAAGAATCCGGAAAAGGTACTGGCTGCCTATTCGGAAGAATTGCACATGGGCTTGTGGCTGACTGGAAAGCGGGTAAGCAACTCTTGGGCACATGCCGATGAAAATGCGTCTGTATATGAGCTGAAGGCTTATGTGCTGAATATCTTCCGTCGTCTGGGGGTAAACTTCGGAGGACTGGTATTCGGAAATCTTTCGGACGACATTTACTCGGTAGCTATTTCCGTACACACTCGTGGCGGTAAGCTGCTGGCTACCTTCGGTGTGGTTTGCAAGAAGATTCAGAAGGCGTTCGACATTGACCATGAAGTATATTATGCCGACCTGAACTGGAAGGAACTGATGAAGGCTATCAAGAACAATGTGGTAAGCTACAAGGAAATCTCCAAGTTCCCGGCTGTAAAACGTGACTTGGCTTTGCTGATTGACAAGAAGGTACAGTTTGCTGAAATCGAAAAGATTGCTTACGAAACCGACAAGAAGCTGCTGAAGTCTGTTGAATTGTTCGATGTGTACGAAGGCAAGAACCTGGAAGCCGGCAAGAAGAGCTATGCCGTAAGCTTCATGCTTCAGGACGAAAATGCCACACTGAACGACAAGCAGATTGACAAGTTCATGCAAAAGCTGATTGGCAACCTGCAGAACAAGTTGGGAGCTGTGCTTCGATAA
- a CDS encoding cell division ATP-binding protein FtsE has translation MEAQPLITYQHVSISLQGQEILSDVNFELKKGEFVYLIGKVGSGKSTFLKTLYGEVEIDNGEAQVLGYPVRHMKRKDLPTLRRKLGIVFQDFQLLTDRTVHENLKFVLKATGWKNRVEIEKRIEEVLRQVGMENKGYKMPNELSGGEQQRIVIARAILNQPDIILADEPTGNLDVETGRHIVELLQDICRQGSAIIMTTHNLNLLSEYPGKVYKCEHHRLTETANS, from the coding sequence ATGGAAGCACAACCGCTTATCACATATCAGCATGTCAGCATCAGCCTGCAGGGACAGGAAATTCTTTCGGATGTGAACTTCGAACTGAAGAAGGGGGAATTTGTCTACCTTATCGGAAAGGTGGGCAGCGGAAAATCAACTTTCCTGAAGACCCTCTACGGGGAAGTGGAAATCGACAACGGAGAGGCTCAGGTATTGGGATATCCTGTCCGACACATGAAAAGGAAAGACCTCCCTACCCTGCGCCGGAAACTGGGTATCGTGTTTCAGGACTTCCAGCTGCTGACCGACCGTACCGTACACGAGAACCTGAAATTCGTGCTCAAGGCTACGGGATGGAAAAACCGTGTGGAAATAGAAAAACGCATCGAAGAGGTGCTCCGACAGGTGGGCATGGAAAACAAAGGGTACAAAATGCCCAACGAACTTTCCGGAGGTGAACAGCAACGTATTGTCATCGCACGGGCCATCCTGAACCAGCCGGACATCATCCTGGCCGACGAACCGACGGGAAATCTCGATGTGGAAACCGGCCGGCACATCGTGGAACTGTTACAAGACATTTGCCGGCAAGGGTCGGCCATCATCATGACCACGCACAACCTGAACCTGCTGTCGGAATACCCAGGAAAAGTGTATAAATGTGAGCACCATCGCCTGACAGAAACCGCAAATTCATAA
- a CDS encoding TIGR03905 family TSCPD domain-containing protein, which yields MKYSYRTTGTCSSQIDVEVENGIVKDVHFTGGCNGNLQGISSLVKGMKVDDVIARLEGIRCGGKPTSCPDQLCKALREIR from the coding sequence ATGAAATACAGTTACAGAACGACGGGGACCTGTAGTTCCCAGATTGACGTGGAAGTGGAAAACGGAATTGTAAAGGACGTACATTTTACAGGCGGATGCAACGGCAACCTGCAAGGTATCTCTTCACTGGTAAAGGGGATGAAAGTGGACGACGTGATTGCCCGCCTGGAAGGTATCCGTTGCGGGGGAAAGCCCACTTCCTGCCCCGACCAGCTTTGCAAGGCCTTGCGTGAGATACGCTGA
- a CDS encoding Crp/Fnr family transcriptional regulator, translating to MVKKELTEAEIAESIPDLWQPLTQQQRELLAQNFTIQKYKKNETIYCEGETPENLMCLLNGKVKIYKDGVGGRSQIIRVIKNKEYFAYRAYFAEENFVTAAAAFEPCTMCLIPMPIIVQLIMENAELAMFFIKQLSKDLGISDERTVNLTQKHIRGRLAESLLFLKETYGVEEDQCTLSIYLSREDLANLSNMTTSNAIRTLSNFAAEKLIIIDGRKIKLIDEEKLKKISKIG from the coding sequence ATGGTAAAAAAGGAATTAACAGAAGCTGAGATTGCCGAAAGTATACCAGATTTATGGCAACCATTGACCCAGCAACAACGCGAATTGCTCGCTCAAAACTTCACAATTCAAAAATACAAAAAGAACGAAACAATTTACTGTGAAGGAGAGACTCCGGAGAACTTAATGTGCCTGCTGAACGGAAAAGTCAAGATTTATAAAGACGGTGTAGGAGGAAGAAGCCAAATCATTCGCGTTATTAAAAACAAAGAATATTTTGCTTACCGTGCTTATTTTGCGGAAGAAAACTTCGTAACTGCCGCAGCCGCCTTTGAACCTTGTACCATGTGTCTGATTCCCATGCCAATCATCGTCCAGCTGATTATGGAAAATGCGGAACTGGCCATGTTCTTTATCAAACAATTATCGAAGGACTTGGGTATTTCTGATGAAAGAACAGTAAACCTCACACAGAAACACATCCGCGGACGTCTGGCTGAATCTCTGCTTTTCCTGAAAGAGACCTACGGAGTGGAAGAAGACCAGTGTACGCTGAGCATCTATCTTTCGAGAGAAGACTTGGCCAACCTTTCCAACATGACTACTTCCAATGCCATCCGTACGTTATCAAACTTTGCTGCTGAAAAACTGATTATCATCGACGGACGAAAAATAAAGCTTATCGATGAAGAAAAGCTGAAGAAAATAAGCAAAATTGGTTAA
- a CDS encoding YebC/PmpR family DNA-binding transcriptional regulator encodes MGRAFEYRKATKLKRWGHMAKTFTRLGKQIAIAVKAGGPEPENNPALRSVIATCKRENMPKDNIERAIKNAMGKDQSDYKSMTYEGYGPHGIAVFVDTLTDNTTRTVADVRSVFNKFGGNLGTTGSLAFLFDHKCVFTFKKKDGIDMEELILDLIDYNVEDEYDEDPEEGTITIYGDPKSYAAIQKHLEECGFEDVGGDFTYIPNDLKDVTPEQRETIDKMVERLEEFDDVQTVYTNMKPEEDAE; translated from the coding sequence ATGGGAAGAGCGTTTGAATATAGAAAAGCTACAAAATTGAAAAGATGGGGTCACATGGCGAAGACCTTCACTCGTCTGGGTAAACAAATTGCAATTGCAGTAAAAGCTGGTGGTCCGGAACCGGAGAACAACCCGGCTTTGCGTTCGGTAATCGCTACTTGTAAGCGTGAAAACATGCCGAAGGACAACATCGAACGTGCCATCAAGAATGCAATGGGTAAAGACCAGAGCGATTACAAGAGCATGACTTACGAAGGATACGGTCCTCACGGAATTGCCGTATTCGTAGACACTTTGACAGACAACACGACTCGTACGGTAGCCGACGTACGTTCCGTATTCAACAAATTTGGCGGTAACTTGGGTACTACCGGTTCACTGGCTTTCTTGTTTGACCACAAGTGTGTGTTCACTTTCAAGAAGAAAGACGGTATCGATATGGAAGAACTGATTCTGGACCTGATTGACTACAACGTAGAAGATGAATATGATGAAGATCCGGAAGAAGGTACCATCACTATCTACGGTGACCCGAAGAGCTATGCAGCCATCCAGAAGCACTTGGAAGAATGTGGCTTCGAAGATGTCGGTGGTGATTTCACTTACATCCCGAACGACCTGAAGGATGTGACTCCGGAACAGCGTGAGACAATCGACAAGATGGTAGAACGTCTGGAAGAATTCGACGATGTACAGACGGTTTACACGAACATGAAACCGGAAGAGGACGCAGAATAA
- the lysA gene encoding diaminopimelate decarboxylase — protein sequence MKANFPITRFRELETPFYYYDANLLRETLDKIKEEAGRYNKFCVHYAVKANANPKILRIIRESGLGADCVSGGEIQAAIQAGFPASKIVYAGVGKTDKEINLGLDYDIFCFNVESIPELEVINELAAAKNKIARVAFRINPDVGAHTHANITTGLAENKFGISMQDMDHIIDLALEMKNVKFVGLHFHIGSQILDMGDFVALCNRVNELQEKLYARQIIVEHINVGGGLGIDYAHPNRQPIPDFAEYFATYHKHLRLRPQQTLHFELGRSVVGQCGSLITKVTYVKQGTNKQFAIVDAGMTDLIRPALYQAYHKIENLTSEEPVETYDVVGPICESSDVFGKAIDLNKVHRGDLIALRSAGAYGEIMASGYNCRPLPQGYTSDELV from the coding sequence ATGAAAGCAAATTTTCCAATAACACGTTTCAGGGAACTTGAAACCCCGTTTTATTATTATGACGCGAACCTGCTGCGTGAAACCTTGGACAAAATCAAGGAAGAAGCAGGGAGATATAACAAATTCTGTGTGCATTATGCCGTAAAAGCCAATGCCAATCCCAAAATCCTGCGTATCATCCGCGAAAGCGGACTGGGAGCCGACTGTGTGAGCGGCGGAGAAATTCAGGCAGCCATCCAAGCCGGATTCCCGGCCAGCAAGATTGTCTATGCCGGCGTGGGAAAGACTGACAAGGAAATCAATCTGGGACTGGATTATGACATTTTCTGCTTCAACGTGGAGTCCATTCCGGAACTGGAGGTCATCAATGAACTGGCTGCGGCAAAGAACAAGATTGCCCGCGTAGCATTCCGTATCAATCCGGATGTAGGTGCACATACGCATGCCAACATCACTACCGGTCTGGCAGAAAACAAATTCGGCATCAGCATGCAGGACATGGACCACATCATTGACCTGGCATTGGAGATGAAAAACGTGAAGTTCGTGGGACTACATTTCCACATCGGTTCACAGATTCTCGACATGGGCGATTTCGTGGCACTCTGCAACCGCGTGAACGAACTGCAGGAAAAACTTTATGCCCGCCAGATTATCGTGGAACACATCAACGTGGGAGGCGGACTGGGCATCGACTATGCACATCCTAACCGCCAGCCGATTCCGGACTTCGCCGAGTACTTCGCTACCTATCACAAGCACCTGCGCCTGCGCCCGCAACAGACACTCCATTTTGAGCTGGGACGCTCGGTAGTGGGACAATGCGGAAGCCTCATCACCAAAGTGACTTACGTGAAACAAGGCACAAACAAGCAGTTCGCCATCGTAGACGCGGGTATGACCGACCTGATTCGTCCGGCTTTGTACCAGGCTTACCACAAGATTGAAAACCTGACCTCGGAAGAACCTGTAGAAACCTACGACGTGGTAGGGCCTATCTGTGAATCATCCGACGTGTTCGGCAAGGCCATCGACCTGAACAAGGTACACCGCGGCGACCTCATTGCCCTGCGTTCGGCCGGAGCTTACGGAGAAATCATGGCCTCAGGCTACAACTGCCGTCCGCTTCCGCAAGGCTACACATCGGACGAGCTGGTGTAA
- a CDS encoding DUF3667 domain-containing protein — MENTTHNTRKGMGFLARMRQKLTERKRRIMRLIELKRLQRIRKKTVPAYTYCKNCGTKLEGMYCHCCGQYALDIYQPFWKYFKQYFENVYQFDSKIWQTLWFMFTRPGFLTNEFNAGKINSYVHPFRLYMCISVVFFTLFFMLASDKANQALQAVDSLSISDEVVQQLNSEAALPDTSVYLYQGPELVQALQERGVTRTDKLFQVQRLDDRFSLSYVRMPKLVADSCLRESTLREKDLKTILNLQEVKTSQLDSLLKEKEISSESMQAALHFQTDSAGNALTPVYEWTADNPDEAEQLRRESFLNQLIGGLSKWTPLYMMFLLPLFAWLLQGLFRKSRYPYMWHFVHAIHLNTVFLILLPIPLIPLLTEKNFLDAFRGDMPLYTLAVFLIGMFIYTYISLHTVYHRGWVRTFFKTVGLLSLFTFLSLVIAGILLIVLLSSLSEEI; from the coding sequence ATGGAAAATACCACACACAATACACGGAAAGGAATGGGCTTTCTCGCCCGGATGCGACAGAAACTGACAGAAAGAAAACGCCGGATTATGCGGCTCATTGAACTGAAACGCCTCCAGAGAATCCGCAAAAAGACCGTCCCCGCATACACCTACTGCAAAAATTGCGGCACCAAACTGGAAGGAATGTACTGCCATTGCTGCGGACAATATGCTCTCGACATCTACCAGCCGTTCTGGAAATATTTCAAGCAATACTTTGAAAATGTCTACCAGTTCGACAGCAAAATCTGGCAGACCTTATGGTTCATGTTCACCCGCCCGGGCTTTCTGACCAACGAATTCAATGCCGGGAAAATCAATTCCTACGTGCATCCTTTCCGCCTTTACATGTGCATCTCCGTGGTCTTTTTCACCCTCTTTTTCATGCTGGCCTCCGACAAGGCCAATCAGGCCCTGCAAGCTGTAGACTCTCTGAGCATCAGTGACGAAGTAGTTCAACAGCTCAACTCTGAAGCTGCCCTCCCCGATACCAGCGTCTACTTGTATCAGGGGCCGGAACTCGTTCAGGCTTTGCAGGAAAGAGGGGTCACCCGAACCGACAAACTGTTTCAGGTACAACGCTTGGACGACCGTTTCTCTCTTTCCTATGTACGGATGCCAAAGCTGGTAGCCGACTCTTGTCTCCGTGAAAGCACCCTCCGGGAAAAAGACCTGAAAACCATTCTGAACCTCCAGGAAGTGAAGACCTCACAACTGGACAGTCTGCTGAAAGAAAAAGAAATCAGCTCGGAATCCATGCAAGCTGCCCTCCACTTCCAGACCGACTCCGCCGGAAACGCCCTCACACCCGTGTACGAATGGACTGCGGACAATCCCGATGAGGCAGAACAGCTCCGCCGGGAATCCTTCCTCAACCAGCTCATAGGAGGCTTGTCCAAATGGACGCCCCTCTATATGATGTTCCTTTTGCCGCTGTTCGCCTGGCTTCTGCAAGGTCTGTTCCGCAAATCACGGTATCCCTACATGTGGCATTTCGTACATGCCATTCATCTGAATACCGTGTTCCTGATACTGTTGCCCATCCCGCTGATTCCCCTGCTGACAGAGAAAAACTTTCTGGATGCCTTCAGAGGAGACATGCCCCTCTACACACTGGCTGTTTTCCTCATAGGTATGTTTATCTATACCTACATTTCACTGCACACCGTGTACCACCGTGGCTGGGTCAGAACCTTCTTCAAAACCGTGGGCTTGCTGAGCCTGTTCACGTTCCTGTCCCTCGTCATCGCCGGTATCCTGCTCATCGTGCTGCTTTCCTCACTTTCGGAGGAGATTTAA
- a CDS encoding aspartate kinase produces MKVLKFGGTSVGSAQRMKDVAKLINDGEQKIVVLSAMSGTTNTLVEISDYLYKKNPEGANEIINRLESKYKQHIDELYSTEEYKQKTLDFVKSVFDYIRSYTKDIFTLFEEKVILAQGEIISTNMVTNYLCEQGVKAVLIPALEYMRTDKNSEPDLTYIREKLNAQLEANPGYEIYITQGFICRNAYGEIDNLQRGGSDYTASLIGAAINASEIQIWTDIDGMHDNDPRVVDKTSPVRQLHFEEAAELAYFGAKILHPTCIQPAKYANIPVRLLNTMEPSAPGTLISNDTEKGKIKAVAAKDNITAIKIKSSRMLLAHGFLRKVFEIFESYQTAIDMVCTSEVGVSMSIDNTKHLNEIVNDLKKYGTVTVDHDMCIVCVVGDLEWENVGFEAKALDAMREIPVRMISFGGSNYNISFLIREADKKRALQSLSDVLFNGNKK; encoded by the coding sequence ATGAAAGTTTTAAAGTTTGGAGGTACATCCGTAGGTTCCGCACAAAGAATGAAGGATGTGGCCAAATTAATCAATGACGGCGAACAGAAAATTGTAGTCCTGTCTGCCATGTCGGGTACGACGAACACATTGGTTGAAATTTCGGATTATCTGTACAAGAAAAATCCAGAAGGTGCAAATGAAATCATCAATAGACTGGAATCTAAATACAAACAGCACATTGATGAGTTGTATTCTACCGAAGAATATAAGCAGAAGACACTGGATTTTGTGAAATCGGTTTTTGATTACATTCGTTCCTACACGAAAGACATATTTACACTCTTTGAAGAAAAAGTCATCCTGGCACAGGGAGAAATCATCTCTACAAACATGGTGACAAATTATTTGTGCGAACAGGGCGTGAAGGCGGTACTGATTCCGGCACTGGAATACATGCGCACGGACAAAAACAGTGAACCGGACCTGACATACATCCGCGAGAAACTGAACGCACAGCTGGAAGCCAATCCGGGTTATGAGATTTATATCACGCAGGGATTTATCTGCCGCAACGCATACGGTGAAATCGACAACTTGCAGCGCGGAGGAAGCGACTATACGGCTTCTCTGATTGGGGCAGCCATCAACGCGTCTGAAATCCAGATTTGGACGGACATCGACGGTATGCACGACAATGATCCGCGCGTAGTGGACAAGACGTCTCCTGTCCGTCAGCTACACTTTGAAGAGGCTGCCGAACTGGCTTACTTCGGTGCCAAGATTCTGCATCCAACCTGCATCCAGCCGGCCAAATATGCCAACATTCCGGTACGTCTGCTGAACACCATGGAACCATCGGCTCCGGGTACGCTGATTTCAAACGATACAGAAAAAGGCAAAATCAAGGCAGTAGCTGCCAAAGACAACATCACAGCCATCAAAATCAAATCCAGCCGTATGCTGCTGGCTCACGGTTTCCTGCGCAAGGTGTTCGAAATCTTCGAAAGCTACCAGACGGCCATCGACATGGTTTGTACTTCAGAAGTAGGTGTATCCATGTCTATCGACAACACGAAGCACTTGAATGAGATTGTGAACGACCTGAAGAAATACGGTACTGTCACGGTAGACCATGACATGTGTATCGTTTGCGTAGTGGGCGACCTGGAATGGGAAAACGTAGGATTCGAAGCCAAGGCACTCGATGCCATGCGCGAAATCCCGGTGCGTATGATTTCATTCGGCGGAAGCAACTACAACATCTCTTTCCTGATTCGGGAGGCAGACAAGAAGAGAGCGCTTCAGTCATTGAGCGACGTGCTGTTCAACGGCAACAAGAAGTAA
- a CDS encoding DUF5686 family protein — MRIGKALYGVLWGLWVVCLLAGVPQRGMARDNAPALPLKPLVPDSVLERMFHSASIYSHEVKSYKADLYLKGHLTVHKQNRIIRYVPSMFRLEKGVKDYVHESISDLQYTAPGLIDRKVRAMSTTFPSYSGQIFDVIDYMKFNIYAPSLMGNKLLSPLNEKARVHYRYLLESVEPRLEGELYCIRVLPRYRSTQLVEGVLWLSSSDWTIRRMSLKGRYDLIRFHLDMQMGEEEDTKYLPVLMNLDLNFKFLKNHLEMKYTGWMRYSSVTYRKPGEEWIGKKTDDHNLSNSYTLTCDTSRLVVERDSFNRIRPIPLSSYEDSLYRMADERRRQREADTLKPPPTKFKKNMVFLGQIGDALISSYDIDLSRVGSINCSPIINPLLVSYSHRNGISYRQVFKYNKLFHDGRLLRIAPQIGYNFTKKELYAKADVEYFYNPRRLGSIEVHAGNGNRIYSSVVLDQLKEMPDSTFSFEGLELDYFKDVYVDVSHNIELCNGLKLGTGVAMHWRYTKSTPEVEARVRSRYNSFAPRIRLEWTPGMYYYMNGNRKINVGSYYPTFMLDYERGVRLLKNSGTYERIECSVEQVIRLKNVRSIAYHIGGGMFTNQSDMYFVDYVHFANLNLPQGWNDDIGGTFQMLDGRWYNASSHYLRGNMTFEAPFILLYPVSRLLSFIQKERIYAGILFMPHLNPYLEFGYGFATHLFDAGVFIGNEKGKFTSVGCKFTFELFNK; from the coding sequence ATGAGAATAGGAAAAGCCTTATATGGGGTTTTGTGGGGACTATGGGTTGTATGCCTGTTGGCTGGTGTCCCGCAACGGGGAATGGCGCGTGATAACGCTCCGGCTCTTCCTCTCAAACCTTTGGTGCCTGATTCCGTTCTGGAACGCATGTTCCATTCTGCTTCCATCTATTCGCATGAGGTGAAGAGTTATAAAGCTGATTTATATTTGAAAGGACATCTCACTGTGCACAAGCAAAACCGCATTATCCGCTATGTACCTTCCATGTTTCGCTTGGAAAAAGGGGTGAAAGATTATGTACATGAGTCTATCAGTGATCTTCAATATACGGCTCCAGGTCTTATCGACCGGAAGGTAAGAGCCATGTCCACTACTTTCCCCAGCTACAGCGGACAGATTTTCGATGTGATAGACTACATGAAGTTTAATATTTATGCTCCTTCTTTGATGGGTAACAAGTTATTGTCGCCCTTGAACGAAAAAGCACGGGTACATTATCGTTATCTGCTGGAGAGTGTGGAGCCCAGGCTGGAAGGAGAATTGTATTGCATTCGGGTGCTGCCACGTTATCGGAGTACTCAGCTGGTGGAGGGAGTGTTGTGGCTGTCCTCCTCCGACTGGACCATCCGGAGAATGAGCCTGAAAGGACGGTACGACCTGATACGGTTTCATCTGGACATGCAGATGGGAGAGGAGGAGGATACCAAATATCTTCCGGTTCTGATGAACCTGGATTTGAATTTTAAGTTCCTGAAAAATCACCTGGAGATGAAATATACGGGATGGATGCGCTATTCCTCGGTAACGTATCGGAAGCCTGGAGAGGAATGGATTGGGAAGAAGACGGATGACCATAACCTCTCTAATTCTTATACGCTGACCTGTGATACCAGTCGCTTGGTGGTAGAACGGGATTCATTCAACCGTATCCGTCCGATTCCTTTGTCGTCGTATGAAGATTCGCTTTACCGGATGGCGGATGAACGGAGGCGTCAGCGGGAGGCAGATACTTTGAAGCCTCCCCCTACGAAGTTCAAAAAGAACATGGTGTTCCTCGGGCAGATAGGGGATGCCTTGATCAGCAGTTACGACATCGACCTGTCGCGGGTGGGAAGTATCAACTGTTCTCCGATTATTAATCCGTTGCTGGTGAGTTACAGTCATCGTAACGGGATTTCGTACCGTCAGGTATTCAAATACAACAAACTGTTTCACGACGGGCGTTTGTTGCGTATCGCTCCCCAGATTGGTTATAACTTTACCAAGAAAGAACTCTATGCCAAGGCAGACGTGGAATATTTCTATAATCCCCGGAGGTTGGGTTCTATTGAAGTGCATGCTGGAAACGGTAACCGCATTTACAGTAGTGTGGTGCTCGACCAGCTGAAGGAAATGCCGGACAGTACGTTTTCGTTTGAAGGACTTGAATTGGATTATTTTAAGGATGTGTATGTGGACGTGTCGCACAACATTGAACTGTGCAACGGACTGAAACTGGGTACAGGGGTGGCCATGCACTGGCGGTATACCAAGAGTACGCCGGAAGTAGAAGCCCGTGTCCGTTCCCGTTACAACAGTTTTGCCCCTCGTATCCGTCTGGAATGGACGCCGGGGATGTATTATTACATGAACGGAAACCGAAAAATCAATGTGGGTTCATATTATCCGACTTTTATGCTGGATTATGAAAGAGGAGTCAGGTTATTGAAAAACTCAGGCACGTATGAGCGTATCGAATGTTCGGTGGAGCAGGTTATCCGCCTGAAAAATGTTCGTTCGATAGCCTATCATATTGGAGGCGGAATGTTTACAAACCAGTCGGATATGTACTTCGTGGATTACGTGCATTTTGCCAATCTGAATCTGCCGCAGGGCTGGAACGACGACATCGGCGGTACTTTCCAGATGCTGGATGGGCGTTGGTACAATGCATCCAGTCACTATTTGCGGGGAAACATGACCTTTGAGGCTCCCTTTATTCTCCTGTATCCGGTGTCCCGTCTGTTGTCTTTCATTCAGAAAGAACGGATTTATGCAGGCATTCTGTTTATGCCTCATCTGAATCCTTATCTGGAGTTTGGATATGGTTTCGCCACCCACCTTTTCGATGCCGGTGTGTTTATCGGAAACGAAAAAGGTAAATTTACCTCCGTGGGATGTAAATTTACCTTCGAATTATTCAATAAATAA